The genomic window TTAACCCGAAAATgttaacaacttttttttttttgttattataggATTAAGTGAAATTAAGTCTACCAACTACTCACTCCAACAAAACATCTTTAATTTAGATTTAGTCCTCATAGGACGGATTGCTACTATATAAGCATTGTATAGACTTGGTTAGATCACAACACATTGTCTCTTCCTATCTCTTTCTGTCTCTTCAAATCTCTCGTCTCTATCTTTGCTTTTGTTTTGccgaaatctgaaaaatgggaATTATTGGGCAAGTTTTATTTGCGGTTTTGATGGTGTTTTGTATTACTGCAGTGCCAAATTCGGCAAAGGAGTATATCGTTGGTGACGCTGGAGGTTGGACAATAAATGTTAATTACGATTCATGGGTTAGTGGGAAGAGGTTTACTGTTGGCGACAGCCTAGGTACGTAAACCATTCAAAACAAAATATGTCATTGTCATTCCAACAGTGACAATGAAAATTATCCATCAAAAAGGAAAAAACGAATTGCAAATGTTAAAATTCTGCTTATAGGAATATATTCTTAAAATGTCCTATGACTACTAGGCTCACCAGTCACCAGTTAATTCTTCTATTGGCAAATCATTCTGTGGATACTTTTCGCTTTGGTTCAACTACCATTGATATGTCTTTCACTTCCTAATTCTAACTGATAAACTTGGTTGTGAACTCTTGACAGTGTTTAACTATGGAGCAATGCACACTGTTGATGAAGTGACTGAAACCGAATATGCCAGCTGCGCCACAGGCAACTCCATTACCTCCGACAGCGGTGGAGCCTCCACAATAAGTCTCACGACAACAGGAACGCATTACTTCATTTGTGGTGCAATGGGTCACTGTGATAGTGGTATGAAACTAGCAGTCATCGTGGCTGAAACCTCTGATGATGCGTCATCATTGCCATCATTGACACCAGCACCAACACCTTTGTTAGGAGCCACCACCACCCCAGCAACTACCCCTGAACTCCCTGTCCCATCCTCCAACGACACGGATATCACCCCCAACCCGACCCCCTTCGAGTCCATCTCGTCTTCAAGTAACATGCCatccaccaccactactactcCCTCGGCATTTGAACCTGTTTCTCCCAAAAGCGCCCCCTTAACCACCATTATCAATGATCCCAACGCCGTTGAACCTACACCACCATTTTCTGAGAGCACCTCTAATGTTGACGGTGAATCATCCTCGTCAGCCAACATCGTTTCATCTCCAACCGCGGGGGCACTTTTCATTGGATTATTGACATTATTTAGGATGACTTTTCTGCAGACTTGAGAATAACTATCAAGCTAGATGCTGACATCCAGTGGGAGGATGAAGGCAGCCCTGGCTAGTACTCTTCCTCTATTACTTTTTATTATCCAGCGATAATTGTGATTGTAATATTTTAGTCTTGCATGATGCTACGTGGGTTCTTGCTTCgcttgttttttgtttctttgaattAAGGTTTTTCTGAATTTAGGCAATCTAAAATTTAAAAACTCCAGTTTATATTATTTACATGTTTTGATGAACATTGGGTCGGATTTGATCCGGTCATTGCCTTATGTTTTAATACATATTGATTTTGGTTTCAAAACCCTTTCCTTTGCGGGAGAAGAAGGTCCTCTATAATCGTTTCTAGGTCCGAAAGGATAGCATTGACGGGAGAGAACTGAGGGAGATACTACAAGTTGAATGAATTTATTGTAATCTTGAAAATTTTCTATAAGGTTATGATTTCCTAAATCAGTTTTACAATGTATTTGATGAGGTTAGCCTCTTTTccgaataaaataaaaataaaaataaggttTATTAAGCATCCACTACGGTGTCAAATATGTCCTAATCGTTGTACTACGATGTTACATTATCTATTTTGTCTTTTGTTTAAAGGAATCATCATACTTAGAGAATTGGGTTTTTACTTTATGGATTTCCTAATGTATCTGTTAAAAGTCTACACAAATAATGCGTGTGAAAATCAATTAATATGATGTATCAAATTTGTATCAGCGGTTCCGATACATCTATACAAAAGACTATGTCTATCTTTATCGAGGATACataattaatttttgaatttcaaatattTTCAAGGTCACCATCATGCCATTCTAT from Papaver somniferum cultivar HN1 unplaced genomic scaffold, ASM357369v1 unplaced-scaffold_118, whole genome shotgun sequence includes these protein-coding regions:
- the LOC113330730 gene encoding blue copper protein-like translates to MGIIGQVLFAVLMVFCITAVPNSAKEYIVGDAGGWTINVNYDSWVSGKRFTVGDSLVFNYGAMHTVDEVTETEYASCATGNSITSDSGGASTISLTTTGTHYFICGAMGHCDSGMKLAVIVAETSDDASSLPSLTPAPTPLLGATTTPATTPELPVPSSNDTDITPNPTPFESISSSSNMPSTTTTTPSAFEPVSPKSAPLTTIINDPNAVEPTPPFSESTSNVDGESSSSANIVSSPTAGALFIGLLTLFRMTFLQT